From Triticum urartu cultivar G1812 chromosome 2, Tu2.1, whole genome shotgun sequence, a single genomic window includes:
- the LOC125540472 gene encoding FT-interacting protein 3-like isoform X1, translating to MEHKASNAQSDLEQMLVDETIEPKALPLSLLKDITNDFSNDREIGRGGFAVVYKGVLGDRSVAVKKLSKAYMHETEFDREIECLMRAKHKNVVRFLGYCDDRQRSAETYDGKLIMADVQQRLLCFEYIPNGSLDLYLNNAHRDWDTCYKIIKGICHGLQYLHDNRIIHLDLKPANILLDNDMVPKITDFGLSRHLDENQSQVLTKNISGTTGYLAPERYEGSGITRSGDLYSLGIIIMEILTGQKGHQTSEDVLESWSGRLERSKQDTLYEQIHVCYEIALNCIQFNPKNRPASAREMIDRLHQMESIQKLRKSAIGILKVEILGARDLAVGVDNPYVVAKYGKKWVRTRTLLNTTAPQWNEQHTWDVFDVGTVITVAVFKDSHGVANDQRIGKVRIRVATLETDRTYTQYYPLVVLTPSGLKKMGQLHLAVRFTCKSWAKMLAMYGKPLLPESHHTNPISAPQMDYLRFKAMEMVASRLGRAQPPLRREVVEYMLDFDNRTYMFSLRRSKANFYRLMVLFSGIMAMWKWFDDVCKWKNPVTTILVHVVYLNLVCYPKLILPMVFLCFIMIVAWNYRQRPRNLPHMDAVLSHAEIAHPDELDEEFDTFPASRPADLVRMRYDRLRCIAGRVQTVAADLAMQGERLLFLPRWHDPRATTIYMMLLVMMAVVLYLTPFRVVAMVIQLYFLRPPLFQSRTPNLIFNFYRRLHSNQGLML from the exons ATGGAGCACAAAGCTTCTAATGCGCAAAGTGACCTAGAGCAGATGTTAGTCGATGAAACAATTGAGCCCAAGGCCCTGCCATTATCACTCTTGAAGGACATCACAAATGATTTTTCCAATGACCGGGAGATTGGAAGAGGTGGATTTGCTGTGGTTTATAAG GGAGTACTTGGCGACAGGTCGGTTGCCGTGAAGAAGTTGTCCAAAGCTTATATGCATGAAACAGAATTTGACCGAGAGATTGAATGCCTCATGCGGGCTAAGCACAAAAATGTCGTAAGATTTCTGGGATATTGTGATGATAGACAAAGAAGTGCAGAAACGTATGATGGAAAACTTATCATGGCAGATGTACAACAAAGATTGCTTTGTTTTGAGTACATACCTAATGGGAGTCTTGATTTGTATCTTAACA ATGCACATCGTGATTGGGATACGTGCTACAAAATAATCAAAGGGATATGTCACGGTCTGCAATACCTTCATGACAATCGTATTATTCACTTGGATTTGAAACCTGCCAATATACTGCTCGACAATGACATGGTACCAAAAATAACTGATTTTGGCCTGTCAAGACACTTAGATGAAAATCAAAGCCAAGTGCTTACCAAAAATATATCAGGAACAAC GGGATATTTGGCACCAGAACGTTATGAAGGGAGTGGAATCACACGCAGCGGTGACTTGTATAGTCTTGGTATTATTATTATGGAAATACTGACCGGGCAGAAGGGGCATCAAACTAGTGAGGAT GTACTTGAAAGTTGGAGTGGTAGGTTGGAGAGATCAAAACAAGACACACTCTACGAACAAATACATGTATGCTACGAGATAGCTTTAAATTGCATACAGTTCAATCCAAAGAACAGACCAGCTAGTGCACGAGAAATGATTGACAGACTTCACCAAATGGAAAGTATCCAG AAACTCCGCAAGAGCGCCATTGGCATCCTGAAGGTGGAGATCCTGGGCGCACGTGACCTGGCCGTGGGCGTGGACAACCCGTACGTGGTCGCCAAGTACGGCAAGAAGTGGGTGCGCACACGCACTCTCCTCAACACCACCGCGCCGCAGTGGAACGAGCAGCACACCTGGGATGTGTTCGACGTCGGCACCGTCATCACCGTCGCAGTCTTCAAGGACTCCCACGGCGTTGCCAATGACCAGAGGATCGGCAAGGTGCGCATTCGCGTCGCCACCCTCGAGACGGATCGCACGTACACCCAGTACTATCCTCTCGTGGTGCTTACCCCGTCCGGGCTGAAGAAGATGGGGCAGCTCCATCTTGCAGTCCGCTTCACCTGCAAGTCTTGGGCCAAAATGCTGGCAATGTACGGCAAACCACTGCTTCCCGAATCGCACCACACCAACCCCATCTCCGCGCCGCAGATGGACTACCTCCGGTTTAAGGCCATGGAGATGGTGGCCTCGCGGTTGGGCAGGGCCCAGCCGCCACTGCGGAGGGAGGTGGTGGAgtacatgctcgacttcgacaaCCGCACCTACATGTTCAGCCTGCGACGGAGCAAGGCCAACTTCTACCGGCTCATGGTCCTCTTCTCAGGCATCATGGCCATGTGGAAGTGGTTTGACGACGTCTGCAAGTGGAAGAATCCGGTGACGACGATTCTGGTGCACGTGGTATACCTGAACCTGGTGTGCTACCCGAAGCTAATCCTGCCGATGGTATTCCTGTGCTTCATCATGATCGTTGCGTGGAACTACCGGCAGCGGCCGCGGAATCTGCCGCACATGGATGCGGTGCTGTCACACGCGGAGATCGCACACCCGGACGAGCTGGACGAGGAGTTCGACACGTTTCCCGCGTCCAGGCCGGCTGACCTCGTGCGGATGAGGTATGATCGACTACGGTGCATCGCCGGCAGGGTGCAGACGGTGGCTGCGGACCTTGCTATGCAGGGAGAGCGCTTGCTGTTCCTGCCCCGCTGGCATGACCCCAGGGCGACAACCATCTACATGATGCTCTTGGTGATGATGGCAGTCGTACTGTACCTGACGCCGTTCCGGGTGGTGGCCATGGTGATACAGCTCTACTTCCTCCGGCCCCCATTGTTCCAGAGCAGGACCCCGAACCTGATCTTCAACTTCTACCGTCGCCTGCATTCAAATCAAGGCCTCATGCTGTAA
- the LOC125540472 gene encoding FT-interacting protein 3-like isoform X2, producing MKPLLPENLAPSGEAMTATHDMLEQMSYLCVSVVKARDLPTMDDMTGALDPYVEVKLGDLKGVTRHLERNANPVWRQMFAFSAAHLQFDQLQIIVKHKDVLRDDFVGRAVFDMADIPRLSPNSRLAPQWYHLSEPTARGFRIDIASLGEIMLAVWLGTQADEAFMEAHALSLEGLTNTRSQVYYSPKLIYLRVSVIAAQGLMGTKKDQPLGPTIAKIQMGSQIMRTQPGQPQGSANPAWNEEFMCVVSEPFEDPLVVTVEEKVGTGRDESIGRIIIPMASPYVERNDLFMPVPSKWFSLSRGMTGSKILLRMSLDTAYRVMDEPPEYMSDLHPAAKKLRKSAIGILKVEILGARDLAVGVDNPYVVAKYGKKWVRTRTLLNTTAPQWNEQHTWDVFDVGTVITVAVFKDSHGVANDQRIGKVRIRVATLETDRTYTQYYPLVVLTPSGLKKMGQLHLAVRFTCKSWAKMLAMYGKPLLPESHHTNPISAPQMDYLRFKAMEMVASRLGRAQPPLRREVVEYMLDFDNRTYMFSLRRSKANFYRLMVLFSGIMAMWKWFDDVCKWKNPVTTILVHVVYLNLVCYPKLILPMVFLCFIMIVAWNYRQRPRNLPHMDAVLSHAEIAHPDELDEEFDTFPASRPADLVRMRYDRLRCIAGRVQTVAADLAMQGERLLFLPRWHDPRATTIYMMLLVMMAVVLYLTPFRVVAMVIQLYFLRPPLFQSRTPNLIFNFYRRLHSNQGLML from the exons ATGAAGCCTCTACTGCCCGAGAATCTCGCTCCAAGCGGCGAGGCGATGACGGCGACGCACGATATGTTGGAGCAGATGTCATATCTGTGCGTGAGCGTGGTAAAGGCGCGGGACCTGCCTACCATGGACGACATGACCGGCGCGCTGGACCCGTACGTGGAGGTGAAACTAGGTGACCTCAAGGGCGTGACGCGGCACCTGGAGAGGAACGCTAACCCGGTGTGGCGGCAGATGTTCGCCTTCTCCGCCGCCCATCTGCAGTTCGACCAGCTGCAGATTATCGTTAAGCACAAGGACGTGCTCCGAGACGACTTCGTCGGCCGCGCCGTCTTCGACATGGCCGACATCCCGCGCCTCTCGCCTAACAGCCGGCTGGCACCGCAGTGGTACCACCTTTCCGAGCCAACGGCGAGAGGTTTCCGAATAGACATAGCTAGCCTCGGCGAAATCATGCTCGCTGTTTGGCTCGGCACGCAGGCCGACGAGGCCTTCATGGAGGCGCACGCCCTCTCCCTGGAGGGGCTCACCAACACGCGCTCCCAGGTGTACTACTCCCCCAAGCTCATCTACCTCAGGGTCTCCGTCATCGCGGCGCAGGGCCTCATGGGCACTAAGAAGGACCAACCACTAGGGCCGACCATCGCCAAGATCCAGATGGGCAGCCAGATAATGCGGACGCAGCCGGGGCAGCCGCAGGGGTCGGCGAACCCGGCCTGGAACGAGGAGTTCATGTGCGTCGTCAGCGAACCATTCGAGGACCCGCTTGTGGTGACCGTGGAGGAGAAGGTCGGCACCGGGAGGGACGAGTCCATCGGCCGCATCATCATCCCCATGGCGTCCCCTTACGTGGAGCGCAACGACCTGTTTATGCCGGTGCCGTCCAAGTGGTTCAGCCTCTCGCGTGGGATGACCGGGAGCAAGATCCTGCTCAGGATGAGCCTGGACACGGCGTACCGCGTGATGGACGAGCCGCCGGAGTACATGAGCGACCTGCATCCGGCGGC GAAGAAACTCCGCAAGAGCGCCATTGGCATCCTGAAGGTGGAGATCCTGGGCGCACGTGACCTGGCCGTGGGCGTGGACAACCCGTACGTGGTCGCCAAGTACGGCAAGAAGTGGGTGCGCACACGCACTCTCCTCAACACCACCGCGCCGCAGTGGAACGAGCAGCACACCTGGGATGTGTTCGACGTCGGCACCGTCATCACCGTCGCAGTCTTCAAGGACTCCCACGGCGTTGCCAATGACCAGAGGATCGGCAAGGTGCGCATTCGCGTCGCCACCCTCGAGACGGATCGCACGTACACCCAGTACTATCCTCTCGTGGTGCTTACCCCGTCCGGGCTGAAGAAGATGGGGCAGCTCCATCTTGCAGTCCGCTTCACCTGCAAGTCTTGGGCCAAAATGCTGGCAATGTACGGCAAACCACTGCTTCCCGAATCGCACCACACCAACCCCATCTCCGCGCCGCAGATGGACTACCTCCGGTTTAAGGCCATGGAGATGGTGGCCTCGCGGTTGGGCAGGGCCCAGCCGCCACTGCGGAGGGAGGTGGTGGAgtacatgctcgacttcgacaaCCGCACCTACATGTTCAGCCTGCGACGGAGCAAGGCCAACTTCTACCGGCTCATGGTCCTCTTCTCAGGCATCATGGCCATGTGGAAGTGGTTTGACGACGTCTGCAAGTGGAAGAATCCGGTGACGACGATTCTGGTGCACGTGGTATACCTGAACCTGGTGTGCTACCCGAAGCTAATCCTGCCGATGGTATTCCTGTGCTTCATCATGATCGTTGCGTGGAACTACCGGCAGCGGCCGCGGAATCTGCCGCACATGGATGCGGTGCTGTCACACGCGGAGATCGCACACCCGGACGAGCTGGACGAGGAGTTCGACACGTTTCCCGCGTCCAGGCCGGCTGACCTCGTGCGGATGAGGTATGATCGACTACGGTGCATCGCCGGCAGGGTGCAGACGGTGGCTGCGGACCTTGCTATGCAGGGAGAGCGCTTGCTGTTCCTGCCCCGCTGGCATGACCCCAGGGCGACAACCATCTACATGATGCTCTTGGTGATGATGGCAGTCGTACTGTACCTGACGCCGTTCCGGGTGGTGGCCATGGTGATACAGCTCTACTTCCTCCGGCCCCCATTGTTCCAGAGCAGGACCCCGAACCTGATCTTCAACTTCTACCGTCGCCTGCATTCAAATCAAGGCCTCATGCTGTAA